One window of Phoenix dactylifera cultivar Barhee BC4 chromosome 5, palm_55x_up_171113_PBpolish2nd_filt_p, whole genome shotgun sequence genomic DNA carries:
- the LOC120110835 gene encoding uncharacterized protein LOC120110835 isoform X1: protein MAMAVDSAGDPAKDEVSAASIPSVLKSSASSEDEIRAVARKFADQPVQNPDSGVWAVLTAISKNARQRPQGINILLSADEHCLGRCVEDAHFQIGAIAVSANHCRILRDRVAAADGELDPNLSVPVFLKDTSTNGTYLNWTKLRKRSPQARLQHGDIISFIAPPHNGNIRELFSHRSCIC from the exons ATGGCAATGGCGGTGGACTCCGCCGGCGATCCCGCGAAGGACGAGGTGTCTGCGGCGTCGATTCCGTCGGTTCTCAAATCTTCGGCGAGCTCGGAGGACGAGATCCGTGCCGTCGCCCGCAAGTTCGCCGACCAGCCCGTCCAGAACCCCGACTCCGGCGTCTGGGCCGTCCTCACCGCTATCTCGAAGAACGCCCGCCAGCGACCCCAG GGAATTAATATTCTTTTGAGTGCGGATGAGCATTGCCTGGGCCGATGTGTAGAGGATGCACATTTCCAGATTGGAGCAATTGCTGTTAGCGCAAATCATTGCAGAATTCTTAGGGACAGAGTAGCTGCTGCAGATGGAGAGCTGGATCCCAATTTGTCTGTGCCGGTTTTCCTAAAAGACACAAG CACGAACGGGACATATCTCAACTGGACAAAGCTAAGAAAACGTTCTCCACAAGCTAGACTTCAGCATGGGGATATAATATCTTTTATTGCTCCTCCACATAATGGTAATATACGAGAACTTTTTTCTCATAGAAGTTGCATTTGTTAG
- the LOC120110835 gene encoding uncharacterized protein LOC120110835 isoform X2, which produces MAMAVDSAGDPAKDEVSAASIPSVLKSSASSEDEIRAVARKFADQPVQNPDSGVWAVLTAISKNARQRPQGINILLSADEHCLGRCVEDAHFQIGAIAVSANHCRILRDRVAAADGELDPNFTNGTYLNWTKLRKRSPQARLQHGDIISFIAPPHNGNIRELFSHRSCIC; this is translated from the exons ATGGCAATGGCGGTGGACTCCGCCGGCGATCCCGCGAAGGACGAGGTGTCTGCGGCGTCGATTCCGTCGGTTCTCAAATCTTCGGCGAGCTCGGAGGACGAGATCCGTGCCGTCGCCCGCAAGTTCGCCGACCAGCCCGTCCAGAACCCCGACTCCGGCGTCTGGGCCGTCCTCACCGCTATCTCGAAGAACGCCCGCCAGCGACCCCAG GGAATTAATATTCTTTTGAGTGCGGATGAGCATTGCCTGGGCCGATGTGTAGAGGATGCACATTTCCAGATTGGAGCAATTGCTGTTAGCGCAAATCATTGCAGAATTCTTAGGGACAGAGTAGCTGCTGCAGATGGAGAGCTGGATCCCAATTT CACGAACGGGACATATCTCAACTGGACAAAGCTAAGAAAACGTTCTCCACAAGCTAGACTTCAGCATGGGGATATAATATCTTTTATTGCTCCTCCACATAATGGTAATATACGAGAACTTTTTTCTCATAGAAGTTGCATTTGTTAG
- the LOC120110835 gene encoding uncharacterized protein LOC120110835 isoform X4: MAMAVDSAGDPAKDEVSAASIPSVLKSSASSEDEIRAVARKFADQPVQNPDSGVWAVLTAISKNARQRPQGINILLSADEHCLGRCVEDAHFQIGAIAVSANHCRILRDRVAAADGELDPNFFSARTGHISTGQS; encoded by the exons ATGGCAATGGCGGTGGACTCCGCCGGCGATCCCGCGAAGGACGAGGTGTCTGCGGCGTCGATTCCGTCGGTTCTCAAATCTTCGGCGAGCTCGGAGGACGAGATCCGTGCCGTCGCCCGCAAGTTCGCCGACCAGCCCGTCCAGAACCCCGACTCCGGCGTCTGGGCCGTCCTCACCGCTATCTCGAAGAACGCCCGCCAGCGACCCCAG GGAATTAATATTCTTTTGAGTGCGGATGAGCATTGCCTGGGCCGATGTGTAGAGGATGCACATTTCCAGATTGGAGCAATTGCTGTTAGCGCAAATCATTGCAGAATTCTTAGGGACAGAGTAGCTGCTGCAGATGGAGAGCTGGATCCCAATTT CTTTTCAGCACGAACGGGACATATCTCAACTGGACAAAGCTAA
- the LOC120110835 gene encoding uncharacterized protein LOC120110835 isoform X3 has product MAMAVDSAGDPAKDEVSAASIPSVLKSSASSEDEIRAVARKFADQPVQNPDSGVWAVLTAISKNARQRPQGINILLSADEHCLGRCVEDAHFQIGAIAVSANHCRILRDRVAAADGELDPNLSVPVFLKDTSFSARTGHISTGQS; this is encoded by the exons ATGGCAATGGCGGTGGACTCCGCCGGCGATCCCGCGAAGGACGAGGTGTCTGCGGCGTCGATTCCGTCGGTTCTCAAATCTTCGGCGAGCTCGGAGGACGAGATCCGTGCCGTCGCCCGCAAGTTCGCCGACCAGCCCGTCCAGAACCCCGACTCCGGCGTCTGGGCCGTCCTCACCGCTATCTCGAAGAACGCCCGCCAGCGACCCCAG GGAATTAATATTCTTTTGAGTGCGGATGAGCATTGCCTGGGCCGATGTGTAGAGGATGCACATTTCCAGATTGGAGCAATTGCTGTTAGCGCAAATCATTGCAGAATTCTTAGGGACAGAGTAGCTGCTGCAGATGGAGAGCTGGATCCCAATTTGTCTGTGCCGGTTTTCCTAAAAGACACAAG CTTTTCAGCACGAACGGGACATATCTCAACTGGACAAAGCTAA